The following proteins are encoded in a genomic region of Drosophila willistoni isolate 14030-0811.24 chromosome 2L unlocalized genomic scaffold, UCI_dwil_1.1 Seg196, whole genome shotgun sequence:
- the LOC6640523 gene encoding selenoprotein BthD, translating into MAPKRGKHKKSKDIDWAANENFLKERSMIYIEHTTECPIFQTKAEECGTFLQEHIPERLFQLVRNKNGKQVPRDGAFEIGFSQNARTSVHNLWSGLDKGPPRRDKFPATYDMLLPDVQRILKKFYPDKPVGMDEDDDAENEIYD; encoded by the coding sequence ATGGCACCAAAACGGGGCAAACACAAGAAATCAAAAGACATCGATTGGGCGGCAAATGAGAATTTTCTCAAGGAGCGTTCCATGATATATATAGAACACACCACCGAGTGTCCCATCTTCCAGACAAAAGCCGAGGAGTGTGGTACTTTTCTTCAAGAGCACATTCCAGAGCGTCTGTTTCAATTGGTCAGGAATAAGAATGGCAAACAAGTGCCACGTGATGGAGCCTTTGAGATTGGTTTCTCGCAGAATGCTCGCACATCGGTGCATAATTTGTGGTCTGGTTTGGATAAAGGACCGCCCCGAAGAGATAAGTTTCCAGCCACATATGATATGTTGCTGCCCGATGTCCAACGAATCCTTAAGAAATTCTATCCCGACAAGCCTGTGGGCAtggatgaagatgatgatgccGAGAATGAGATATATGATTGA